From one Streptomyces chromofuscus genomic stretch:
- a CDS encoding Imm10 family immunity protein, with translation MAYRFTAQIACGFDDPDQDDCVMAGVAESDDEDGFSLLFMCDFEEPDAQEVSLGMDTHCLVTPDQGTAYGCVREVELDGDVLRVTLDPSSLDALGLADPIVEALLRAPAVDVARMREVLSRILAYGRPGAHPRLINL, from the coding sequence ATGGCGTACAGATTCACGGCGCAGATCGCTTGCGGGTTCGATGATCCGGATCAAGACGACTGTGTGATGGCGGGTGTGGCCGAGTCGGACGACGAGGATGGGTTCTCCCTGTTGTTCATGTGCGACTTTGAGGAGCCCGACGCGCAGGAAGTGTCCTTGGGGATGGACACCCACTGTCTTGTCACGCCGGATCAGGGCACCGCATATGGCTGTGTGCGTGAGGTGGAACTGGACGGAGACGTGCTTCGGGTGACGTTGGACCCTTCGTCGCTGGACGCGCTCGGCTTGGCCGACCCCATCGTCGAGGCCTTGCTGCGGGCGCCGGCGGTCGACGTGGCACGCATGCGCGAGGTGCTGTCGCGCATCCTGGCGTACGGGCGTCCAGGTGCCCACCCGAGACTGATCAACCTGTAG
- a CDS encoding ATP-binding protein yields the protein MRLRTLIGRFPVQANGASTPWRGAKEVSGVALVVAQGVPTSSSMAVPHGPAGVGKARHRMRDQLRRGGVAESVIDDAVLVLSELLSNACKHGRPLGNALAGDGDVRAAWRLDPGGRLVVEVTDGGGPTRPAPATPSVTAHGGRGLNIITALADDWGVRDDTQGEVTVWVVVHDGVRDPAAAHRREDFATRVTAPPVSALTELDFADAFDDLD from the coding sequence ATGCGTCTCCGGACGTTGATTGGCCGGTTTCCGGTTCAGGCCAATGGGGCATCCACACCGTGGCGTGGGGCGAAGGAGGTCTCGGGGGTGGCGTTGGTGGTGGCACAGGGGGTGCCCACGTCGTCGAGCATGGCCGTACCCCATGGTCCTGCGGGCGTGGGCAAGGCGCGGCACCGGATGCGCGACCAGTTGCGCAGGGGTGGCGTGGCGGAATCGGTCATCGACGATGCCGTACTGGTCCTTTCCGAACTGCTGAGCAATGCCTGCAAACACGGCCGGCCGCTGGGCAACGCCCTGGCCGGCGACGGTGACGTCAGGGCCGCGTGGCGCCTGGACCCGGGTGGCAGGCTGGTCGTCGAGGTGACGGACGGCGGCGGACCGACGCGTCCGGCCCCGGCGACGCCCTCGGTCACCGCGCACGGCGGCCGCGGCCTGAACATCATCACGGCACTGGCCGACGACTGGGGCGTCCGGGACGACACGCAGGGCGAGGTCACGGTCTGGGTGGTGGTCCACGACGGCGTGCGCGATCCGGCCGCGGCGCACCGCCGCGAGGACTTCGCTACGCGTGTCACGGCACCGCCCGTCTCGGCCCTTACCGAGCTGGACTTCGCGGACGCCTTCGACGACCTGGACTGA
- a CDS encoding bifunctional DNA primase/polymerase — MATIDRQATTLALAHALTAAERGLAVIPLSRTKLPALRSPHRADPAAPACHGECGRFGHGVYDASTDPRRIRELFAAAPWATGYGIACGLPPHHLVGIDLDTKSGTDSTAALRELALRHLFTIPDTVVVLTPSGGRHLWLTGPPDVAVPNSAGRLAPGIDVRGAGGYLVGPGSRTDHGVYGTAPGTAHLAPAPCPPALLRLLLPPPRTPTTPDRGAGHSGSHGQGLVQFVLAAHEGQRNTRLFWAACRAYENGLAPDLVPALVEAARATGLGEREARATIASAARLTGHRP, encoded by the coding sequence ATGGCCACCATCGACCGGCAGGCCACGACGCTGGCCCTCGCGCACGCCCTGACAGCCGCCGAGCGCGGCCTGGCCGTCATCCCCCTGTCCCGGACCAAGCTCCCGGCCCTCCGCTCCCCCCATCGCGCCGACCCGGCGGCCCCCGCCTGCCACGGCGAGTGCGGCCGCTTCGGACACGGGGTGTACGACGCCTCGACCGACCCGCGCCGGATCCGCGAACTGTTCGCCGCCGCGCCCTGGGCCACCGGCTACGGAATCGCCTGCGGGCTGCCCCCGCACCATCTCGTCGGCATCGACCTGGACACCAAGTCGGGTACGGACTCCACGGCCGCCCTGCGCGAACTGGCGCTGCGGCACCTGTTCACGATCCCGGACACCGTCGTCGTCCTCACTCCCAGCGGCGGCCGGCACCTGTGGCTGACCGGACCGCCGGACGTCGCCGTCCCCAACTCGGCCGGCCGCCTCGCCCCCGGCATCGACGTCCGCGGCGCCGGCGGCTACCTCGTCGGCCCCGGTTCCCGCACCGACCACGGGGTGTACGGCACGGCGCCGGGCACCGCCCACCTGGCCCCGGCGCCCTGCCCACCGGCCCTGCTGCGCCTCCTGCTCCCGCCGCCGCGCACGCCCACCACGCCGGACCGCGGGGCCGGGCACTCCGGGAGCCATGGCCAAGGCCTCGTCCAGTTCGTGCTCGCCGCGCACGAGGGGCAGCGCAACACGCGCCTGTTCTGGGCGGCCTGCCGCGCCTACGAGAACGGCCTGGCCCCGGACCTGGTCCCCGCCCTGGTCGAGGCGGCCCGCGCGACGGGGCTCGGCGAACGGGAGGCGCGGGCGACGATCGCCTCGGCGGCGCGGCTGACGGGCCACCGGCCGTGA
- a CDS encoding S1C family serine protease, with amino-acid sequence MSTENEGTAVPPAPSAPPVPVDTPAASPQQPAPPYAPAVDAPTTPLPTTPPHSAPGAAEQPSHAPGAPAYASAPQGGSPDSAPEGGWPPPPPPTHAYPTQGAGGAGDGSGWGTAYAQPEPKPRGRRGGLLAAVLVAALVAGGLGGGLGYTLAKNDDASSTTVSASESGGDIKRDPGTVAAVTAKALPSTVTIEAESSSGEGGTGTGFVFDTEGHIITNNHVVAEAVDGGKLTATFPNGKKYDAEVVGNAQGYDVAVIKLKSAPSDLKPLTLGDSDKVAVGDSTIAIGAPFGLSNTVTTGIISAKNRPVASSDGTGSQASYMSALQTDASINPGNSGGPLLDAKGNVIGINSAIQSSSNGGFGTGQSGSIGLGFAIPINQAKYVAQELIETGKPVYAKIGASVSLEDTTDGAKITDTGAGGTDPVEAGGPADKAGLKPGDVITKLDDTVIDSGPTLIGEIWTHKPGDKVTITYERDGRTNTVELTLGSRVGDS; translated from the coding sequence GTGAGCACCGAGAACGAGGGCACTGCGGTACCCCCGGCCCCGTCCGCACCTCCTGTGCCGGTGGACACCCCCGCAGCCTCCCCGCAGCAGCCCGCGCCCCCCTACGCCCCCGCCGTCGACGCGCCGACGACGCCCCTGCCCACCACGCCTCCCCACAGCGCCCCCGGAGCGGCGGAGCAGCCGTCGCACGCCCCGGGCGCTCCCGCGTACGCGTCGGCGCCGCAGGGCGGCTCCCCGGACTCCGCGCCCGAGGGCGGCTGGCCGCCCCCGCCGCCGCCCACGCACGCGTACCCCACGCAGGGCGCCGGCGGGGCGGGTGACGGCTCCGGCTGGGGAACCGCGTACGCGCAGCCCGAGCCGAAGCCCCGGGGCCGGCGCGGTGGCCTGCTCGCCGCGGTGCTGGTGGCCGCGCTGGTCGCGGGCGGTCTGGGCGGCGGCCTCGGCTACACGCTGGCCAAGAACGACGACGCGAGCTCCACCACCGTCTCCGCCTCCGAAAGCGGCGGCGACATCAAGCGCGATCCCGGTACGGTCGCCGCGGTGACCGCCAAGGCGCTGCCGAGCACCGTCACCATCGAGGCCGAGAGCAGCAGCGGCGAGGGCGGTACCGGCACGGGCTTCGTCTTCGACACCGAGGGCCACATCATCACGAACAACCACGTGGTGGCCGAGGCGGTCGACGGCGGCAAGCTGACGGCCACGTTCCCGAACGGCAAGAAGTACGACGCCGAGGTCGTCGGCAACGCGCAGGGCTACGACGTGGCGGTGATCAAGCTCAAGAGCGCCCCCTCGGACCTGAAGCCGCTCACCCTGGGCGACTCCGACAAGGTGGCCGTCGGCGACTCCACGATCGCCATCGGCGCCCCCTTCGGCCTGTCGAACACGGTCACGACCGGCATCATCAGTGCCAAGAACCGCCCCGTGGCCTCCAGTGACGGCACCGGCAGCCAGGCGTCGTACATGAGCGCCCTGCAGACTGACGCCTCGATCAACCCCGGCAACTCCGGCGGCCCGCTGCTGGACGCCAAGGGCAACGTCATCGGCATCAACAGCGCGATCCAGTCCAGCAGCAACGGCGGCTTCGGCACCGGCCAGTCCGGCTCCATCGGCCTGGGTTTCGCCATCCCGATCAACCAGGCGAAGTATGTCGCCCAGGAGCTGATCGAGACGGGCAAGCCGGTGTACGCGAAGATCGGGGCGTCCGTCTCCCTGGAGGACACCACCGACGGCGCGAAGATCACCGACACGGGCGCGGGCGGCACCGACCCGGTCGAGGCGGGCGGTCCCGCCGACAAGGCCGGCCTGAAGCCCGGCGACGTCATCACCAAGCTCGACGACACGGTGATCGACAGCGGCCCGACCCTGATCGGCGAGATCTGGACCCACAAGCCCGGGGACAAGGTCACGATCACCTACGAACGCGACGGCCGCACCAACACCGTGGAACTCACGTTGGGCTCCCGCGTCGGCGACAGCTGA
- a CDS encoding glycerophosphodiester phosphodiesterase family protein translates to MTHARQHRTQVVAHRGASEDAPEHTLAAYKKAIEDGADALECDVRLTADGHLVCVHDRRINRTSNGRGAVSALELADLAALDFGSWKYRGSLHHRDEEPDWVHRPEDPAETSVLTLERLLALIADSGRRVELAIETKHPTRWAGQVEERLLLLLKRFGLDAPASPEESAVRVMSFSARSLHRVRAASPTLPIVYLMQFLSPRLRDGRLPAGVRIAGPSMRIVRNHPLYIERLKRAGHQVHVWTVNETADVDLCVDLGIDAIITNRPRAVLEQLGR, encoded by the coding sequence GTGACGCACGCACGACAGCACCGGACCCAGGTCGTCGCCCACCGCGGTGCCTCCGAGGACGCCCCCGAGCACACCCTGGCCGCGTACAAGAAGGCGATCGAGGACGGGGCGGACGCCCTGGAGTGCGATGTCCGGCTGACTGCCGACGGGCATCTCGTGTGCGTCCACGACCGCCGGATCAACCGCACGTCCAACGGCCGCGGCGCGGTCTCCGCCCTGGAGCTGGCCGACCTCGCCGCGCTGGACTTCGGCTCCTGGAAGTACCGCGGCTCACTGCACCACCGCGACGAGGAGCCCGACTGGGTGCACCGCCCGGAGGATCCTGCGGAGACCTCCGTCCTCACGCTGGAGCGGCTGCTCGCCCTCATCGCGGACTCCGGGCGGCGGGTGGAGCTGGCGATCGAGACCAAACACCCCACACGCTGGGCGGGGCAGGTGGAGGAGCGGCTGCTGCTGCTCCTGAAGCGGTTCGGACTGGACGCTCCGGCCTCGCCGGAGGAGTCCGCGGTACGGGTCATGAGTTTCTCGGCACGCTCCCTGCACCGGGTCCGGGCGGCCTCGCCGACGCTGCCGATCGTCTATCTCATGCAGTTCCTCTCACCACGGCTGCGCGACGGACGACTGCCCGCGGGTGTCCGGATCGCGGGCCCCTCGATGCGGATCGTGCGCAATCACCCCCTGTACATCGAGCGCCTGAAGCGAGCCGGGCACCAGGTGCACGTGTGGACCGTGAACGAGACCGCGGACGTGGATCTCTGCGTTGACCTGGGGATCGACGCCATCATCACCAACCGACCGCGCGCGGTGCTGGAGCAACTGGGTCGCTGA
- a CDS encoding bifunctional DNA primase/polymerase, with protein MREILGRRRRLLSRRNDGRPDVISAALTFATEWKWPVLPGVMADPQGRAGCGCPDPECTVPGAHPFDPGLLAATTDERMVRWWWTNRPAAPIILATGGTAPCAVSLPAPAAARALTALDRTGMRLGPVLASRTRWAVLVRPYSMEQLGELLYAKDFVPGSLRFHSEGGYLALPPSETGQGQIRWERAPLPGSAAPWVPDVEAVVDAVVDALTRTGVSAPEF; from the coding sequence ATGCGCGAGATCCTCGGAAGGCGACGCAGGCTCCTGTCCAGGCGGAACGACGGGAGGCCTGACGTGATCAGCGCGGCCCTGACCTTCGCGACGGAATGGAAATGGCCCGTACTCCCGGGCGTCATGGCGGACCCGCAGGGCCGGGCCGGCTGCGGCTGCCCCGACCCCGAGTGCACGGTGCCCGGCGCGCACCCCTTCGACCCCGGGCTGCTGGCGGCCACCACCGACGAGCGCATGGTGCGCTGGTGGTGGACCAACCGGCCGGCGGCGCCGATCATCCTGGCCACCGGCGGCACGGCACCCTGCGCGGTCAGCCTGCCGGCGCCCGCGGCGGCGCGCGCCCTGACCGCGCTGGACCGCACGGGCATGCGCCTCGGCCCGGTCCTCGCCTCCCGCACCCGCTGGGCGGTGCTCGTGCGGCCGTACTCCATGGAACAGCTCGGCGAACTGCTCTACGCCAAGGACTTCGTCCCCGGCTCCCTGCGCTTCCACAGCGAGGGCGGCTATCTCGCGCTGCCGCCGTCGGAGACCGGTCAGGGGCAGATCCGCTGGGAGCGAGCGCCGCTGCCCGGCTCGGCCGCGCCGTGGGTGCCCGACGTCGAGGCCGTGGTGGACGCCGTGGTCGACGCCCTCACCCGTACGGGTGTGAGCGCGCCCGAGTTCTGA
- a CDS encoding PP2C family protein-serine/threonine phosphatase: MLDISSRVRVHVETLLAAQNDMGVCDASEQNAPVGKPDAMNAPHPPKVAGIDPTVPAPAHTVAPSSPTASAVTTGPGALLQDRLAGWVSDLTTLHELTERLARTGTLAEALRELLRAGAALVGARRGLVVLEPADGLGPRRTVGLGLAPADLGHIETVPRGSMPYGDLLDAPVGPPGGVREIVRPDLLAEDGLDPRHREVARRLGYAASYALPLATEAGRLGAAVWLYDEPAEPVERQRHLVGLYARYAGEHLARLLEVERTRACMATISEELLPSRLPRVSGVQLAARHRTGPRGGGDWYDALPLPDAALGLAVGSVTGSGPSAVAAMGRLRASLRAYAVMEGEDPVAVLSDLELLLRLTEPARSATALFAYVEPALHKITLAGAGHCPPLLIGERRTEFVETSVSAPLGMLACWEAPSVEVQAEPGETVLLYTDGLLQRTGDPVDRAFARLHAAAACLPRAKRRDPDALVDHVLRTVLPDELHSADSEEDVVLLAARFE; the protein is encoded by the coding sequence ATGCTGGACATCTCCTCACGAGTGCGTGTACATGTGGAGACACTGCTAGCGGCGCAAAATGACATGGGGGTTTGCGATGCTTCTGAGCAAAACGCGCCGGTCGGAAAGCCGGACGCCATGAACGCCCCGCACCCTCCGAAAGTGGCTGGAATCGATCCGACGGTTCCGGCACCCGCACACACTGTCGCGCCCTCCTCCCCGACCGCCTCCGCCGTCACCACCGGCCCCGGGGCCCTCCTCCAGGACCGCCTCGCCGGCTGGGTCTCGGACCTCACGACGCTGCACGAACTCACCGAACGCCTGGCCCGCACGGGCACACTCGCCGAGGCGCTGCGGGAACTGCTGCGCGCCGGAGCGGCCCTGGTGGGCGCCCGGCGCGGTCTCGTCGTACTGGAACCGGCCGACGGTCTCGGCCCGCGCCGCACCGTCGGGCTGGGCCTCGCCCCCGCGGATCTCGGCCACATCGAGACCGTGCCGCGCGGTTCGATGCCATACGGCGACCTGCTGGACGCCCCGGTCGGGCCGCCGGGCGGCGTCCGGGAGATCGTTCGGCCCGATCTGCTCGCCGAGGACGGCCTCGACCCCCGCCACCGCGAGGTGGCCCGCCGCCTCGGCTACGCCGCCAGCTACGCCCTCCCCCTGGCCACCGAGGCCGGCCGCCTCGGCGCCGCCGTGTGGCTCTACGACGAACCCGCCGAACCGGTCGAACGGCAGCGGCACCTCGTCGGCCTGTACGCCCGCTACGCCGGCGAACACCTCGCCCGGCTGCTCGAAGTCGAGCGCACGCGCGCGTGCATGGCGACCATCTCCGAGGAACTGCTGCCGTCCCGGCTCCCCCGCGTCTCCGGTGTCCAGCTCGCCGCCCGGCACCGCACCGGACCGCGCGGCGGCGGCGACTGGTACGACGCCCTGCCGCTGCCGGACGCCGCCCTCGGTCTCGCCGTGGGGTCCGTCACCGGGTCGGGGCCCAGCGCGGTCGCCGCGATGGGACGGCTGCGGGCCTCCCTGCGCGCGTACGCCGTGATGGAGGGCGAGGACCCGGTCGCCGTCCTGTCCGACCTGGAGCTGCTGCTCCGGCTGACCGAGCCCGCCCGCTCCGCCACCGCCCTGTTCGCCTACGTCGAACCCGCGTTGCACAAGATCACGCTGGCCGGTGCCGGGCACTGCCCGCCGCTGCTGATCGGGGAGCGGCGCACGGAGTTCGTGGAGACGTCGGTCTCGGCGCCGCTCGGCATGCTCGCCTGCTGGGAGGCGCCCAGCGTGGAGGTGCAGGCGGAGCCCGGAGAGACGGTTCTGCTGTACACCGACGGGCTGCTCCAGCGCACCGGCGACCCCGTGGACCGCGCCTTCGCCCGGCTGCACGCCGCGGCGGCCTGCCTGCCGCGGGCCAAGCGCCGTGATCCGGACGCGCTGGTCGACCACGTCCTGCGGACAGTGCTCCCCGACGAACTGCACTCGGCGGACAGCGAGGAGGACGTGGTGCTGCTGGCGGCGCGCTTCGAGTGA
- a CDS encoding DUF5926 family protein, which yields MAKKRPQTKATRPQLTDGEIPVVGAREPCPCGSGRRYKACHGRAAAQAATELVHRPFEGLPGECDWVALRELVPAATAELTLKDGLPEGVPSVTLATVLPMAWPALRRDDGSVLLGLQNDTSSGDLSRDLADTLSRALQAQPGTPVKGRRAPADGPRLQDLLDPKAPFEPVVHSGFEFWVPDPESATPDVTASLERANAAAIPTVKLQGVEAAYWCETPEKNHLRWVMPHPEEQLLDALARLHAAGRAGLGEGTRLVGSFRAHGLTVPVWDLPSGVTADDIEKPAAEFAERLAAALATDAPLTADERRARGGLTNRQVTLN from the coding sequence ATGGCCAAGAAGCGACCCCAGACGAAGGCCACGCGCCCGCAGCTCACGGACGGAGAGATCCCGGTCGTCGGCGCCCGTGAGCCCTGCCCCTGCGGCAGCGGACGCCGTTACAAGGCGTGCCACGGCCGGGCCGCCGCACAGGCCGCGACCGAGCTGGTGCACCGCCCCTTCGAAGGGCTGCCCGGCGAGTGCGACTGGGTCGCCCTGCGCGAGCTGGTCCCGGCGGCCACCGCCGAGCTGACCCTGAAGGACGGTCTCCCCGAGGGCGTCCCGTCGGTCACGCTCGCCACGGTCCTGCCGATGGCCTGGCCCGCCCTGCGCCGCGACGACGGCTCGGTCCTGCTCGGCCTGCAGAACGACACCTCGTCCGGCGACCTCAGCCGCGACCTCGCCGACACCCTGTCGCGCGCGCTGCAGGCGCAGCCCGGAACCCCGGTGAAGGGCCGCCGCGCCCCCGCCGACGGCCCCCGCCTGCAGGACCTGCTCGACCCGAAGGCCCCGTTCGAGCCCGTGGTGCACTCCGGCTTCGAGTTCTGGGTGCCGGACCCGGAGAGCGCCACGCCGGACGTGACCGCCTCCCTGGAGCGGGCCAACGCCGCCGCCATCCCGACGGTCAAGCTCCAGGGCGTGGAGGCGGCGTACTGGTGCGAGACGCCGGAGAAGAACCACCTGCGCTGGGTCATGCCGCACCCGGAGGAGCAGCTTCTGGACGCTCTCGCGCGGCTGCACGCGGCGGGCCGGGCCGGCCTCGGTGAGGGCACCCGCCTCGTCGGCTCGTTCCGGGCGCACGGTCTGACCGTGCCGGTGTGGGACCTGCCGAGCGGTGTCACCGCCGACGACATCGAGAAGCCGGCGGCGGAGTTCGCCGAGCGGCTCGCCGCCGCGTTGGCCACGGACGCGCCGCTCACCGCGGACGAGCGCCGCGCGCGCGGAGGGCTGACCAACCGTCAGGTGACCCTCAACTGA